A stretch of the Pan troglodytes isolate AG18354 chromosome 20, NHGRI_mPanTro3-v2.0_pri, whole genome shotgun sequence genome encodes the following:
- the CADM4 gene encoding cell adhesion molecule 4 isoform X2, with translation MGRARRFQWPLLLLWAAAAGPGAGQEVQTENVTVAEGGVAEITCRLHQYDGSIVVIQNPARQTLFFNGTRALKDERFQLEEFSPRRVRIRLSDARLEDEGGYFCQLYTEDTHHQIATLTVLVAPENPVVEVREQAVEGGEVELSCLVPRSRPAATLRWYRDRKELKGVSSSQENGKVWSVASTVRFRVDRKDDGGIIICEAQNQALPSGHSKQTQYVLDVQYSPTARIHASQAVVREGDTLVLTCAVTGNPRPNQIRWNRGNESLPERAEAVGETLTLPGLVSADNGTYTCEASNKHGHARALYVLVVYGNRTCLRLSLPISKVEINNSTYITRLL, from the exons GGGCAGGACAGGAAGTACAGACAGAGAACGTGACAGTGGCTGAGGGTGGGGTGGCTGAGATCACCTGCCGTCTGCACCAGTATGATGGGTCCATAGTTGTCATCCAGAACCCAGCCCGGCAGACCCTCTTCTTCAATGGCACCCGTG CCTTGAAGGATGAGCGTTTCCAGCTTGAGGAGTTCTCCCCACGCCGGGTGCGGATCCGGCTCTCAGATGCCCGCCTGGAGGACGAGGGGGGCTATTTCTGCCAGCTCTACACAGAAGACACCCACCACCAGATTGCCACGCTCACGGTACTAG TGGCCCCAGAGAATCCTGTGGTGGAGGTCCGGGAGCAGGCGGTAGAGGGCGGCGAGGTGGAGCTCAGCTGCCTCGTTCCGCGGTCCCGTCCGGCTGCCACCCTGCGCTGGTACCGGGACCGCAAGGAGCTGAAAG GAGTGAGCAGCAGCCAGGAAAATGGCAAGGTCTGGAGCGTGGCAAGCACAGTACGGTTTCGTGTGGACCGTAAGGACGACGGTGGTATCATCATCTGCGAGGCGCAGAACCAGGCGCTGCCCTCCGGACACAGCAAGCAGACGCAGTACGTGCTGGATGTGCAGT ACTCCCCCACGGCCCGGATTCATGCCTCCCAAGCTGTGGTGAGGGAGGGAGACACGCTGGTGTTGACGTGTGCTGTCACGGGGAACCCCAG GCCAAACCAGATCCGCTGGAACCGCGGGAATGAGTCTTTGCCGGAGAGGGCGGAGGCCGTGGGAGAGACGCTCACGCTGCCGGGTCTGGTATCCGCGGATAACGGCACCTACACTTGCGAGGCGTCCAATAAGCACGGCCATGCGAGGGCGCTCTACGTACTTGTGGTCTACG GTAACCGAACCTGTCTgcgcctcagtttacccatcagTAAAGTGGAAATAAACAATAGCACCTATATAACaaggctgttgtga